In Blautia wexlerae DSM 19850, a single window of DNA contains:
- a CDS encoding competence protein TfoX, producing the protein MTYRAMMGEFIIYYRGKIVGGIYDDRLLVKPTKSAISYMPTVTYEIPYENAKEMLLVEEIDNKDFLTGLFNVMYDELPTPKPKKKK; encoded by the coding sequence ATAACATATCGTGCAATGATGGGAGAATTTATTATCTATTATCGTGGAAAAATCGTTGGCGGTATATATGATGATAGGTTACTGGTAAAACCAACAAAGTCTGCAATTTCTTATATGCCAACAGTTACTTATGAAATTCCATACGAAAATGCCAAAGAAATGTTATTGGTGGAAGAAATTGATAATAAAGATTTTCTGACGGGGTTATTTAATGTGATGTATGATGAACTACCAACGCCAAAACCTAAAAAGAAAAAATAA
- a CDS encoding DUF3781 domain-containing protein, with protein sequence MANELLENLDRLQTTELGVIRIKKNLSLNVENVIEWCKEKISLSNAKIIRKGKNWYITIDNCIITVNAYSYTVITAHKVK encoded by the coding sequence ATGGCAAATGAATTATTGGAAAACTTGGATAGACTTCAGACAACTGAACTTGGCGTTATTCGAATTAAAAAGAACTTATCTTTGAATGTAGAAAACGTGATTGAATGGTGTAAAGAAAAAATCAGTCTTTCTAATGCGAAAATCATAAGAAAAGGGAAAAACTGGTATATAACGATTGATAATTGTATTATAACGGTAAATGCGTACAGTTATACCGTTATCACTGCTCACAAAGTAAAATGA
- a CDS encoding GyrI-like domain-containing protein gives MMNFSIKELNAFAVIGQEVELTNYQKKNIQISTQFWRKFNSSLKKSYLSQSGNWVKYAFMERRNGKLYYFCSIPKRTILPDNFLYKEIPSYKYLVVEHIGAMGKIYETYRKIYQEIIPNTPYTPIKNIILHFEKYDYRFHWNRDNSVIEIWIPIQD, from the coding sequence ATGATGAATTTTTCTATAAAGGAATTAAATGCATTTGCAGTTATTGGGCAGGAAGTAGAACTGACTAATTATCAAAAAAAGAATATTCAGATTAGTACACAGTTTTGGAGAAAATTTAACAGTAGTTTGAAGAAATCATATCTTTCACAATCGGGAAATTGGGTAAAATATGCTTTTATGGAACGAAGAAATGGAAAACTTTATTATTTCTGTTCTATACCAAAGAGAACTATTCTTCCAGACAACTTTCTGTATAAAGAAATACCGTCATATAAATATTTGGTCGTGGAGCATATTGGTGCTATGGGGAAAATATATGAAACTTATAGAAAAATTTATCAGGAAATTATTCCTAATACACCATATACCCCTATAAAAAATATTATCCTGCACTTTGAAAAATATGATTACCGTTTCCATTGGAATAGAGATAATTCAGTTATTGAAATTTGGATACCTATTCAAGATTAG